One Thalassotalea hakodatensis DNA segment encodes these proteins:
- a CDS encoding methyl-accepting chemotaxis protein, protein MTPKQISLVQESWKNVLPIAPQAAEIFYSNLFELDPSLKPMFKNDMKAQGKKLMAMLDTAVKLLNEPDKLIPSVEKLGVGHVKYGVKPEHYDTVGEALIKTLEIGLGDDFKAPVKRAWLAVYKKLSTTMIAAANAADIKDNSTRNTKAMNSKTDDQGLFISAAIEQSGTAFMMIDRDFIVNYVNESTMKLLKKHEAVFQQKWPSFRAEKDKILGTCIDVFHVKPEHQRKMLSDPSNLPYVTDINIEHLIIELNVTAINDADGNYIGNSLEWSDVTATRAAEDKAAQLQGAIDQSVTPSMLIDRDFIITYANYATLDLLKKHEATFANKWPGFKADEESILGTCIDGFHKNPAHQRELLSDPSNLPFKTDIRIEHLIFELNVTAVLDLRGNYIGNSLEWQDVTVARAKSVEVGRLTSAVEGMSTNLMMADLKGNIVYANPAVKAMLKRREARLRTVLPSFSVDTMIGTNFDSFHQNPAHQQNLLGNPENLPYKAEISVAGLTFELIAIALKDEDGNHVGTAVQWLDLTEERDAQNQVEKLINDAISGKLDSRIATEEYSGFMKGLGESINNLMNAIVEPITEAINVAQALSDGDLSQTMDGEYAGEFLALSNAMNGSINNLNNMVEAIRAASTNVFDSAREIAEGNNELSHRTESQASSLEETASAMEEITSTVQQNADNATEARKLSVDVMDKATNGGAVVKNAITAMSDINKSSKKIADIISVIDEIAFQTNLLALNAAVEAARAGEQGRGFAVVAAEVRNLAQRSAGAAKEIKGLINDSVDAVGQGTKLVDETGQTFTELVASIEEVGKMIGDIDSAGKEQAAGIGEVSAAVSQMDEMTQQNAALVEEAAASSKSMEDQAQSLLEQVSFFNNGEHEAAPASVAPVTRITRKAIDKPISKARVRREPIASDQEWEEF, encoded by the coding sequence GCCACGTTAAGTACGGTGTAAAACCAGAGCATTATGACACGGTTGGAGAAGCGCTTATTAAAACGCTAGAAATTGGCTTAGGTGACGATTTTAAAGCACCAGTTAAGCGAGCTTGGCTCGCTGTGTATAAAAAACTATCTACAACCATGATTGCGGCTGCGAATGCAGCAGATATAAAAGATAACTCGACAAGGAACACTAAAGCTATGAACAGTAAAACTGACGACCAAGGGCTATTTATTAGTGCTGCGATAGAGCAGTCTGGCACTGCTTTTATGATGATAGATCGAGACTTCATTGTTAACTACGTTAATGAATCAACGATGAAATTATTGAAAAAGCACGAAGCTGTATTTCAACAGAAATGGCCAAGTTTTAGAGCAGAAAAAGATAAAATTTTAGGTACATGCATTGATGTCTTTCATGTTAAACCTGAGCATCAACGTAAAATGTTGTCTGATCCCAGCAATCTACCTTATGTTACTGATATTAACATTGAGCACCTTATTATAGAATTGAATGTAACGGCGATTAATGATGCAGACGGCAATTATATTGGCAACTCCCTGGAGTGGAGTGATGTAACAGCAACAAGGGCTGCTGAAGATAAAGCGGCACAACTACAAGGTGCGATAGATCAATCAGTTACCCCCAGTATGCTAATTGACCGTGATTTTATCATTACCTATGCCAATTACGCGACATTAGACCTATTGAAAAAGCATGAAGCAACCTTTGCAAATAAGTGGCCAGGATTTAAAGCTGATGAAGAATCAATCTTAGGCACCTGTATTGACGGTTTCCATAAAAACCCAGCACACCAACGTGAGTTATTGAGTGATCCAAGTAACTTACCATTTAAAACGGATATTCGAATTGAACATCTGATTTTTGAATTGAATGTTACTGCAGTGTTGGATTTACGTGGTAACTACATAGGTAATAGTCTTGAATGGCAAGATGTAACCGTTGCGCGAGCAAAATCAGTTGAAGTGGGGCGATTAACATCTGCAGTAGAGGGGATGTCAACTAACTTAATGATGGCTGATTTAAAAGGTAATATTGTATATGCGAACCCCGCAGTGAAGGCTATGCTTAAGAGGCGTGAAGCGCGGTTAAGAACTGTTTTACCTTCGTTCAGTGTAGATACCATGATAGGAACAAACTTTGATAGCTTTCATCAAAACCCCGCACATCAGCAAAACTTACTTGGTAACCCTGAAAATTTGCCCTATAAAGCTGAAATATCGGTTGCAGGGTTAACCTTTGAACTTATCGCAATTGCGTTAAAAGATGAAGATGGCAATCATGTAGGAACTGCGGTGCAATGGCTAGATCTCACCGAAGAAAGGGATGCTCAAAATCAAGTCGAGAAACTCATTAATGATGCAATATCAGGAAAATTAGATAGTCGAATTGCTACAGAAGAATATTCTGGCTTCATGAAAGGCTTAGGTGAATCAATTAATAATTTAATGAATGCAATTGTCGAACCCATTACCGAAGCAATTAATGTTGCCCAAGCGCTTTCTGATGGTGATCTTTCTCAAACAATGGATGGTGAATATGCAGGTGAGTTTTTAGCGCTATCCAATGCAATGAATGGCTCAATTAATAATCTAAACAATATGGTGGAAGCTATTAGAGCCGCTTCTACTAACGTATTTGATTCTGCACGAGAGATAGCAGAAGGCAATAATGAGTTAAGTCATCGTACAGAATCACAAGCCTCTAGTCTTGAAGAAACAGCATCGGCAATGGAAGAAATCACCAGTACTGTGCAACAAAATGCCGATAATGCAACTGAGGCAAGAAAGCTATCGGTTGATGTGATGGATAAAGCAACAAATGGCGGTGCTGTGGTTAAAAATGCCATTACGGCAATGAGCGATATTAATAAGTCGAGTAAGAAAATTGCCGATATTATAAGCGTTATTGATGAAATCGCCTTTCAAACGAACTTGTTGGCACTAAATGCCGCCGTTGAAGCTGCAAGAGCTGGCGAGCAAGGTAGAGGATTTGCCGTTGTAGCGGCCGAAGTGCGTAACTTAGCACAGCGCTCGGCAGGCGCCGCTAAAGAGATTAAAGGCTTAATCAACGATAGTGTTGATGCAGTAGGCCAAGGTACCAAACTTGTAGATGAAACAGGGCAAACATTTACAGAACTAGTGGCATCCATCGAAGAAGTTGGAAAAATGATCGGTGACATTGATAGTGCCGGTAAAGAGCAAGCTGCGGGTATTGGTGAAGTGAGTGCTGCCGTCAGTCAAATGGATGAAATGACGCAGCAAAATGCAGCGTTGGTTGAAGAAGCAGCTGCATCAAGTAAATCAATGGAAGACCAAGCACAAAGTTTATTAGAACAGGTTTCATTTTTTAACAATGGTGAACACGAAGCCGCACCAGCGAGTGTTGCTCCTGTAACGCGTATTACACGAAAAGCAATAGATAAACCCATTAGTAAAGCGAGAGTAAGACGTGAGCCAATCGCATCAGATCAAGAGTGGGAAGAGTTTTAA
- a CDS encoding ATP-binding SpoIIE family protein phosphatase, producing MNKTIGNEKLALVVDDSDMQCKVLGVLLKEEGYRVQCASDGAQGVSMYIKYQPDLVLMDINMPIMDGYEAARQIKALSKDNSLCPLIFITSMSTEQAYIDSIEAGGDGILVRPFSPTVFKAKIKSIQRISDLILKNKALQQAQQKDAELAEQLMSGVIEARNYARDKIGILKKAAALFSGDIQLTALGPNGDVNVMLGDFTGHGLRSSIGAIPLAETFRTMTRKGFSLIDIISQVNQQLHQLLPPDLFLAAAFVTVSSHDNTVYIFNAGLPDVYIFGQSGNIKHRISSNHPPIGVMPALLKDARLSVFTVEETDRVVLISDGIVEARNSQGEMYEFERFEQAAATGILRDNIKNEVSTSVEKFCQNMPQEDDISLIDIPCQGWQQTLAVSAAPLLDKESDSLFDVEATWQWRLKLVGSKLSHVNPIPLAMSQIQEIEGNKDHLQSLFTILTELFVNSLDHGVLGLDSTMKSCADGFAEYFMERERRLKVITGGFVEINLSFYPNFSGGRVVIGIADSGNGFNVKKYNDMIIKHQMNKAEETTKLSGRGIRLVSQLCESLEYVDRGNQVQASYVWN from the coding sequence ATGAATAAAACAATCGGTAACGAAAAACTTGCCTTAGTTGTTGACGATTCGGATATGCAATGCAAAGTGCTAGGAGTATTGTTAAAGGAAGAAGGCTATCGCGTACAATGCGCAAGTGATGGTGCTCAAGGCGTTTCAATGTATATCAAATATCAACCAGATTTGGTATTGATGGATATAAATATGCCTATCATGGATGGTTATGAAGCGGCAAGACAAATAAAAGCGTTGTCTAAAGATAATAGCCTTTGTCCATTAATATTCATAACGAGTATGTCGACTGAACAGGCGTATATCGACAGTATTGAAGCTGGCGGAGATGGTATTTTAGTCAGGCCATTTTCCCCAACAGTGTTTAAAGCAAAAATAAAATCAATTCAACGTATTAGTGATTTAATATTAAAAAATAAAGCACTGCAACAAGCCCAGCAAAAAGATGCAGAACTGGCTGAACAGTTGATGTCAGGTGTCATTGAAGCGAGGAATTATGCACGAGATAAAATTGGTATTCTTAAAAAGGCAGCAGCTTTATTTAGTGGTGATATTCAACTGACAGCATTAGGTCCAAATGGTGATGTTAATGTTATGTTAGGCGATTTTACTGGTCATGGCTTACGTTCATCAATTGGTGCAATACCTTTAGCTGAAACGTTTAGAACAATGACAAGAAAAGGATTTTCTTTAATTGATATTATTAGCCAAGTTAATCAGCAGTTACATCAGCTGTTACCGCCAGATCTTTTTTTAGCGGCGGCTTTTGTCACGGTGTCTAGCCATGATAATACGGTATATATCTTTAATGCCGGTCTCCCTGATGTTTATATTTTTGGTCAATCAGGCAATATCAAGCATCGAATTTCATCAAATCATCCTCCAATAGGTGTAATGCCTGCCTTACTTAAAGATGCAAGGTTAAGTGTTTTTACGGTCGAAGAAACTGACCGAGTAGTGCTGATCAGTGATGGCATTGTCGAAGCGCGAAATTCACAAGGTGAAATGTATGAATTTGAACGATTTGAACAAGCTGCCGCCACGGGTATTTTACGCGATAACATTAAAAACGAAGTGTCAACGAGTGTTGAAAAGTTTTGTCAAAATATGCCACAAGAAGATGACATTTCACTCATTGATATCCCTTGCCAGGGCTGGCAACAAACCCTTGCGGTTAGTGCTGCTCCGTTACTAGATAAAGAAAGCGACTCTTTATTTGATGTTGAAGCTACTTGGCAATGGCGACTTAAATTAGTAGGCAGCAAGTTATCTCATGTTAACCCTATTCCCTTAGCGATGAGCCAAATCCAAGAAATTGAAGGTAATAAAGACCACTTGCAAAGCTTGTTTACTATTTTAACAGAGCTTTTCGTTAATTCACTTGATCATGGTGTGTTGGGTCTAGACTCAACGATGAAATCTTGCGCGGATGGGTTTGCAGAGTACTTTATGGAAAGAGAGCGCCGTTTAAAAGTGATTACAGGTGGCTTTGTAGAGATCAATTTAAGCTTCTATCCTAATTTTTCAGGTGGTCGTGTTGTTATTGGTATTGCAGATAGTGGCAATGGCTTTAATGTTAAAAAATACAATGACATGATTATTAAACATCAAATGAATAAAGCTGAAGAAACGACAAAATTAAGTGGTAGAGGTATTCGATTAGTGAGTCAATTATGCGAGTCATTAGAATATGTTGACCGAGGAAACCAAGTACAAGCAAGTTATGTATGGAATTAG
- a CDS encoding response regulator, whose amino-acid sequence MSKPTVLVIDDDINYLELLAEALEGTFQVSIAATLTQAESIIKDHHVFDIALVDENIGEEKGSAWIKNHTASGNVARSFVLYSGLATEEAILKGLECGADDFLAKPISLLALTNKLEKLITYQQQISRFEHEISSKEHVINVSMAQASKYGACMQLTSRLNSCFSIEKIRDEIFSFFYTMSLKGCIAFYPLNKEAEYFNSTNGFCSPVEKSVMELLKIKPRLHRFGNRTIFNHPLVSILVLNLEEDSIDTDIYVDAFASVIECVGARMEFLIYKESLINVQEQIQQAVSKTKKMIQVSKHHNQEVMNEIVQSIGLSFHVLDMTIEQEEYLTDLVHNALKKHTQDDVNFFEVTNLLDGALEKVDELKALNRSEEEEEVHNEFNDEDVLF is encoded by the coding sequence ATGTCTAAGCCTACAGTGTTAGTTATTGACGACGACATCAATTATTTGGAATTATTAGCAGAGGCACTTGAAGGTACCTTTCAAGTTTCAATTGCCGCTACGCTGACTCAGGCGGAATCAATTATTAAAGACCATCATGTATTTGATATAGCTCTTGTCGATGAAAACATAGGTGAGGAGAAAGGTTCTGCATGGATTAAAAATCACACCGCATCAGGTAATGTCGCTCGCTCCTTTGTTCTGTATTCGGGGTTAGCTACTGAAGAAGCCATTTTAAAAGGTCTGGAGTGCGGCGCAGATGATTTTTTAGCAAAACCTATTTCTTTGTTAGCGCTGACCAATAAGCTTGAGAAATTGATCACCTATCAACAGCAAATTAGCCGATTTGAGCACGAGATATCATCAAAGGAACATGTGATTAATGTGTCTATGGCGCAAGCATCAAAATACGGTGCTTGTATGCAACTTACCTCTCGATTAAATAGCTGTTTTTCAATCGAAAAAATTCGTGATGAAATCTTTTCTTTTTTTTATACCATGTCATTAAAAGGCTGTATTGCCTTTTATCCTCTTAATAAAGAGGCTGAATACTTTAACTCAACCAATGGTTTTTGCTCCCCTGTTGAAAAGAGCGTGATGGAGCTATTGAAGATAAAACCTAGGTTACATCGGTTTGGTAATCGAACCATATTTAATCATCCTTTAGTGTCTATCCTCGTATTAAACCTAGAAGAAGATAGTATAGACACTGACATTTATGTTGATGCTTTTGCTTCTGTTATTGAATGTGTTGGTGCTCGAATGGAGTTCCTCATTTACAAGGAGTCGCTTATCAACGTGCAAGAACAAATCCAGCAGGCGGTGTCAAAAACAAAGAAAATGATTCAAGTCTCTAAACACCATAACCAAGAAGTGATGAATGAAATAGTACAAAGTATTGGTTTGAGTTTTCATGTCTTAGATATGACCATTGAACAAGAAGAGTATTTAACTGACCTTGTTCATAATGCGTTGAAAAAACATACGCAAGACGATGTGAATTTTTTCGAAGTGACAAATTTGCTGGATGGCGCATTAGAAAAGGTTGATGAGTTAAAAGCGCTTAATCGTTCAGAAGAAGAGGAAGAAGTTCACAACGAATTTAATGATGAGGATGTGTTGTTCTAA
- the cheD gene encoding chemoreceptor glutamine deamidase CheD — protein sequence MSLVSHQHEVQQCVIHCLPEFEHINHYWDKHRQTVVAKILPGEFYMTQDNVMIATTLGSCISACIWDNKVGLGGMNHFMLPLTDKEAHEVDWGQRGQTSDATRYGNFAMEHLVNTILKNGGRRINLRAKVFGGGKVLKQMSDVGQKNITFVLEYLEKENIKIMGSDIGSYYPRKVLFDPKSGRALVKKLDNLHNDTIAKRETNYRSSIDTQQVDGEIELF from the coding sequence ATGAGCTTAGTTAGCCATCAACATGAAGTACAACAATGTGTCATACACTGTTTACCTGAGTTTGAGCATATTAATCATTATTGGGATAAACACCGGCAAACGGTCGTTGCAAAAATATTACCCGGTGAGTTTTATATGACCCAAGACAACGTCATGATTGCGACGACATTAGGCTCCTGCATTTCTGCTTGTATTTGGGACAATAAAGTTGGTTTAGGAGGCATGAATCATTTTATGTTGCCGTTGACCGATAAAGAAGCCCATGAAGTAGATTGGGGACAAAGGGGGCAAACGAGTGATGCAACAAGGTATGGTAATTTTGCCATGGAACACCTTGTTAATACCATTTTAAAAAACGGTGGCAGAAGAATAAATTTGCGCGCGAAGGTGTTTGGTGGCGGCAAGGTATTAAAGCAAATGTCTGATGTCGGACAAAAAAATATAACCTTTGTTTTGGAATATCTTGAAAAAGAAAACATAAAAATAATGGGGTCAGATATCGGCTCTTATTATCCAAGAAAAGTGTTGTTTGACCCGAAAAGTGGCCGTGCGCTTGTGAAGAAACTTGATAATTTGCACAACGATACTATTGCCAAACGCGAAACTAATTATAGATCGAGTATTGATACTCAACAGGTTGATGGCGAAATTGAACTCTTTTAA
- a CDS encoding protein-glutamate methylesterase/protein-glutamine glutaminase encodes MNKIKVFVIDDSSVIRNIVTEILNQDELIEVVGEAKDPFEAREKIKQLNPDVLTLDVEMPKMDGITFLSNLMRLRPMPVVMLSTLTTHGADITLEALELGAVDFIAKPSFEDLLSTKDSFESVLLEKVKSAVAIDQKNYALAKASLKREGHTAIRFTGSKRANHLVAIGASTGGTEAIKQVLISMPSNAPGIVITQHIPKTFSERFANRLNACCEIQVQEAKHGQKIKSGNAYISPGDMHLTVAHKGGGLFCVLDDSPPVNRHKPSVDVLFYSLQEVADNVQAVLLTGMGQDGAKGMLCLKELGARTVIQDRQSSLIWGMPGSAHRLNAQCEEFDLTNIAGQLLKYAGLERTKMREVYLNGQ; translated from the coding sequence ATGAATAAAATCAAAGTTTTTGTTATTGATGATTCGTCTGTAATACGCAATATAGTGACCGAGATTCTTAACCAAGATGAGTTAATTGAGGTTGTAGGTGAAGCAAAAGATCCCTTTGAAGCTCGAGAAAAAATTAAACAATTAAACCCTGATGTACTAACACTTGATGTAGAAATGCCGAAAATGGATGGCATAACGTTTTTAAGTAACTTAATGCGGTTAAGGCCTATGCCTGTTGTTATGCTGTCTACTTTAACCACACATGGTGCTGATATAACACTGGAAGCCCTTGAATTAGGTGCTGTAGACTTTATTGCTAAACCTAGTTTTGAAGACTTATTGAGTACCAAAGACAGCTTTGAATCGGTGTTGCTTGAAAAGGTTAAATCAGCGGTAGCGATAGATCAAAAAAATTATGCTTTAGCAAAAGCGTCATTGAAGCGAGAAGGGCATACTGCGATTCGCTTTACTGGTTCTAAAAGAGCAAATCACCTCGTCGCAATTGGCGCCTCTACCGGTGGCACTGAAGCCATTAAACAGGTATTAATATCTATGCCTTCCAACGCCCCTGGTATTGTTATCACCCAGCATATTCCTAAAACGTTCAGTGAAAGGTTTGCCAATCGTTTAAATGCGTGTTGTGAGATACAAGTACAAGAAGCAAAACATGGACAAAAGATTAAAAGTGGTAATGCCTATATATCGCCAGGTGACATGCACTTAACAGTCGCGCATAAAGGTGGTGGGTTATTTTGTGTTTTAGACGATTCACCACCGGTGAACCGTCATAAACCATCTGTTGATGTACTTTTTTATTCGTTACAAGAGGTAGCTGACAACGTACAAGCGGTATTACTTACAGGAATGGGGCAGGATGGTGCGAAAGGAATGTTGTGTTTAAAAGAGCTGGGTGCAAGAACCGTCATTCAAGATAGACAAAGTAGTCTAATTTGGGGGATGCCAGGTAGTGCACATCGCTTAAATGCTCAGTGCGAAGAGTTTGATTTAACTAACATAGCAGGGCAGCTTCTAAAATATGCAGGTTTAGAGCGAACAAAAATGCGGGAGGTTTACCTGAATGGTCAATAG
- a CDS encoding STAS domain-containing protein — translation MNVKKQVSADDKTVTISINDRFDFSSHQKFKEAYVEANTLGTSFILDLSHTSYMDSSALGMILLLKDHAENVSGHLKIVNPNDAVNKILEIAQFHRLMTIEH, via the coding sequence ATGAACGTAAAAAAACAAGTATCAGCAGATGATAAAACAGTCACCATTTCGATTAATGATCGCTTTGACTTTTCTTCGCATCAAAAATTTAAAGAAGCTTATGTTGAGGCTAATACGTTAGGTACTTCATTTATACTCGATTTGTCTCATACTTCATATATGGATAGCTCAGCGTTAGGGATGATTTTGCTGTTAAAAGATCATGCAGAAAATGTGTCTGGACATTTAAAAATTGTAAACCCGAATGATGCGGTAAATAAAATATTAGAAATAGCGCAGTTTCATCGCTTAATGACCATAGAGCACTAA
- a CDS encoding CheR family methyltransferase: MSQIREKAFRLTDKEFSFICQFVYQSTGIVLNNSKREMVYRRLTRIVRERKLSSFSEYCCLLRDNSEQETPFFINAITTNLTSFFREKHHFDYLLSHELPQLILKNANRKRIRAWSSACSTGEEPYSIAITLYKALKPYLSSWDIKVLATDIDSEVLAKAKSGIYAQNRIEDLPEDYKKRFFHRGIGKNSDNVKVDSSIRQLITFKQLNLLNGWPMSGPFDVIFCRNVIIYFDKPTQLELFERYYEMLAPGGLLILGHSENLGSYQKYFINVGRTIFRKPE, from the coding sequence ATGAGTCAAATCAGGGAGAAGGCTTTTAGATTGACAGATAAAGAATTCAGCTTTATCTGTCAATTCGTCTACCAAAGTACTGGCATTGTACTAAACAATAGTAAGCGTGAAATGGTTTATCGTCGTTTAACGCGAATTGTACGCGAACGAAAGCTATCCTCTTTTAGTGAGTATTGTTGTTTACTCAGAGATAACAGTGAGCAAGAGACACCATTTTTTATTAACGCGATCACAACAAATTTAACAAGTTTTTTTAGAGAGAAGCATCACTTTGACTATTTGTTGTCTCATGAATTGCCGCAGTTGATTTTGAAAAATGCGAACAGGAAAAGAATACGTGCTTGGTCTTCTGCGTGTTCTACTGGAGAGGAGCCATATAGCATTGCTATTACCTTATATAAAGCGTTGAAACCTTATCTTTCTTCGTGGGATATAAAAGTACTTGCTACAGATATTGATAGTGAAGTATTAGCAAAAGCAAAATCTGGTATTTATGCACAAAATCGTATCGAAGATTTACCTGAAGACTATAAGAAGCGCTTTTTTCACCGCGGAATAGGGAAAAATAGCGACAACGTTAAAGTTGATAGTTCCATTCGACAACTCATCACATTTAAGCAACTAAACTTATTAAATGGTTGGCCTATGTCGGGACCATTTGATGTGATTTTCTGTCGTAATGTCATTATTTATTTTGATAAACCAACGCAGCTTGAATTGTTTGAACGTTATTACGAAATGTTAGCACCTGGCGGCTTACTAATACTTGGTCACAGTGAAAACTTGGGAAGCTATCAGAAATATTTTATTAATGTTGGTCGAACTATATTTCGTAAACCGGAGTAG
- a CDS encoding methyl-accepting chemotaxis protein: protein MVNREQLFIALLLSTILLSINMLLLNWAALSIICLVANFVCLIGVFWLEKHKGNVTSTQKVERNINQDPAIKDTLSQIEKVIELQVNVIEKEISRTKTLVKDAVAGISDSFQYLQSLSVEQQQMINAVIENSQGIGEDHSTTLEEFVLDSGKTLESFVDVIVNTSKQSLQTMSYTDDMVEQFDGIFNLISQVENLASQTNLLALNAAIEAARAGDAGRGFAVVANEVRTLSVSSTELNNDIRIQISDAKTIIQKLRDAVEQMASADMTSTLEAKNNVSIMMQQVQDMNEQSAHIVEELATISPKISETVGIAVRSLQFEDLTYQSLSSLEHNLDSLKQLSTRIVQFDTQDKGASKQLKALANDCQNIIDRTHDMDSKRSVSQSSMDEGDVELF, encoded by the coding sequence ATGGTCAATAGAGAACAGTTATTTATTGCATTGTTACTCTCAACAATATTGTTGAGCATTAATATGCTGCTATTGAACTGGGCAGCGCTTAGCATAATATGCTTAGTTGCAAACTTTGTTTGTTTAATTGGTGTGTTTTGGCTCGAGAAACACAAGGGAAATGTTACGTCAACGCAGAAGGTAGAGCGAAATATAAACCAAGACCCTGCGATTAAAGATACTTTAAGTCAAATTGAAAAAGTTATTGAATTACAAGTAAATGTGATAGAAAAAGAAATAAGTCGCACGAAAACATTGGTAAAAGATGCGGTGGCTGGCATTTCAGATAGTTTCCAATATTTACAGAGTCTCAGCGTTGAGCAACAACAAATGATTAACGCTGTTATTGAGAATAGCCAAGGTATTGGTGAGGATCACTCAACAACGTTAGAAGAGTTTGTACTTGATTCAGGTAAAACCTTAGAAAGCTTTGTCGATGTGATTGTTAATACGAGTAAGCAAAGTCTACAAACGATGTCATATACTGATGACATGGTAGAACAGTTTGACGGTATTTTTAATTTAATCAGTCAGGTTGAAAATCTGGCAAGCCAAACTAATTTGTTAGCGCTTAATGCTGCGATAGAAGCTGCACGTGCGGGTGATGCTGGCAGAGGGTTTGCTGTAGTTGCTAATGAAGTCAGGACGTTATCTGTTAGCTCAACCGAACTAAATAATGACATACGTATTCAGATTAGTGATGCAAAAACCATTATTCAAAAATTACGAGACGCTGTTGAGCAAATGGCCTCAGCTGATATGACATCTACATTAGAAGCTAAAAATAATGTCAGTATCATGATGCAACAAGTGCAAGATATGAATGAACAAAGTGCACATATTGTTGAAGAACTTGCCACAATTTCACCAAAAATATCTGAGACAGTAGGCATAGCGGTTAGATCATTACAGTTTGAAGATTTGACCTATCAATCCTTATCGTCTCTTGAACATAATCTAGATAGTTTAAAACAATTATCTACGCGTATTGTTCAATTTGATACGCAAGATAAGGGTGCTTCCAAGCAGCTTAAAGCGTTAGCAAATGATTGCCAAAACATCATAGACAGAACCCATGATATGGATAGTAAACGCAGTGTTTCCCAGTCTTCAATGGATGAAGGCGATGTGGAATTATTTTAA